One window of Treponema denticola genomic DNA carries:
- a CDS encoding ankyrin repeat domain-containing protein produces MNVAIFYDEKKKDAAMAIKNIIISHECDVTLYNEDEIWKDENLHTPRHIMKNITHVLFIYSKNPAAYLGFMFFSGYATGLNLPVLVLEESEKLELPKNFLRSFVMLTIKSFESYFEVEKKRFTENQLKELARAKLLENGYSLFIPNYVRAVKNNEKEIVELFIDAGFDPSQKDSLRTPVLSLAVRNKCFETLELLLERGAAINLCAEDRNYSALMDAAQVGYIEAVQALLEKKADTNIQSKDGQTALILSVGRREADIVEMLVKHGADYNIKDGLGMSALGYAKLFGDKKILSLLGEQTN; encoded by the coding sequence ATGAATGTCGCTATTTTCTATGATGAAAAGAAAAAAGACGCAGCGATGGCTATTAAAAATATAATCATATCCCACGAATGTGATGTAACTTTATACAATGAAGATGAGATATGGAAAGATGAAAATTTACACACGCCGCGCCATATTATGAAAAACATTACTCATGTTCTCTTTATTTACAGTAAAAATCCTGCTGCCTATTTGGGCTTTATGTTTTTTTCGGGCTATGCCACAGGTTTAAATCTTCCGGTTCTTGTACTTGAAGAAAGCGAAAAGCTAGAACTGCCTAAGAACTTTTTGCGTTCTTTTGTTATGCTGACAATTAAGTCCTTTGAGTCCTATTTTGAGGTAGAAAAAAAACGCTTTACGGAAAATCAGCTTAAAGAGCTGGCCCGTGCAAAACTTTTAGAAAACGGTTATTCTCTTTTTATTCCGAATTATGTGCGTGCGGTTAAAAATAATGAAAAAGAAATCGTAGAACTTTTTATAGATGCAGGCTTTGACCCTTCGCAAAAAGATTCCCTCAGAACACCGGTTCTATCCCTTGCCGTAAGAAACAAATGTTTTGAAACACTTGAACTCCTGCTTGAAAGAGGAGCGGCAATAAACCTTTGTGCCGAAGACAGAAACTACTCGGCCTTGATGGATGCAGCTCAAGTCGGATACATTGAAGCGGTACAAGCCCTCCTCGAAAAAAAAGCCGATACCAATATTCAAAGCAAGGACGGACAAACAGCCTTGATTCTTTCAGTAGGCCGCCGTGAAGCCGATATTGTGGAAATGCTTGTAAAGCACGGGGCCGATTATAATATCAAGGACGGCTTAGGTATGTCTGCCCTTGGATATGCAAAACTCTTCGGGGATAAAAAAATTTTATCCTTGCTTGGCGAACAAACAAATTAA
- a CDS encoding formylglycine-generating enzyme family protein: protein MEKLRFKMTALWAAALLVLITLFGMTACPNNAGGSGGGSGGGGSGGGGTPTPSADKIYTVDGVRFKMKSINVVNSKNIGHPDASGNTPHAVSLSAYFIGETEVTQELWEKVMGTNPSHFQGAEKLPESGETQKKRPVEQVNWYHAIAFCNKLSIACNLEPCYTVTAGGNQIDFSTLEYSAIPTTNNTDWNNAAWDTGKNGFRLPTEAEWEWAAMGGTEDKWAGTDTESELINYAWYGVHSGSKTHEVKKKQPNGYGLYDMSGNVFEWCWDRFGPLPNPLPADYSGHASGSGQVVRGGGWYSSSSLVARAFRSSSASIAGDNNIGLRLVLSNKAGGTPTLTVRFGVNGTGGTIKAEVDGSEIISPAQVEKNKTIVFTARPENAGYVVEKWTNGVRPIAGETATVYTHTVTADANIAVHFKTAPADVYVSVTSNNKAYVYKNGSPTALSAQNPANYLRCYTVKALGTQVYIAGCEGDSIIKPHVWKADGSRHWSGTNGWSSAYDMVLHNGKTLVAGRMYDGTDAGASITDISDPAHPAVTYLYKKTSSESAEAQALCSENGKVYAAGYKQNGSTRKAFLWTLPDGGTVSEVELGIMPASAYDTGQSIAGVCIQGGSVYVAGKKLWKVDGTTVTEINVPDAGIITAVCAHGTAVYAAGKKMNNFLAVWKIEGASASLYTTFSTSGSHVYALCAFGSTFFAAGTIYDGLDKPAWWSIADDLTVTEHKLGTASGGAHGICVTPQ, encoded by the coding sequence ATGGAAAAATTAAGGTTTAAAATGACAGCTCTTTGGGCAGCCGCACTTTTGGTGCTTATAACGCTCTTCGGCATGACCGCCTGCCCGAACAATGCGGGCGGAAGCGGAGGAGGCTCCGGCGGAGGAGGCTCCGGCGGAGGAGGAACACCCACGCCGTCTGCCGATAAAATCTACACGGTCGATGGCGTACGCTTTAAAATGAAAAGCATAAACGTCGTAAACAGCAAAAACATAGGGCACCCCGATGCGAGCGGTAATACACCGCACGCGGTAAGCCTTTCTGCCTACTTTATAGGAGAAACCGAAGTAACGCAGGAGCTGTGGGAAAAGGTGATGGGTACTAATCCGAGTCATTTTCAGGGAGCAGAAAAGCTGCCTGAAAGCGGCGAAACGCAGAAGAAGCGCCCTGTAGAACAGGTAAACTGGTATCATGCAATAGCATTTTGCAATAAGTTAAGCATTGCCTGTAATCTTGAGCCGTGCTATACGGTAACGGCCGGCGGAAATCAGATAGATTTTTCGACGCTTGAATACAGCGCTATCCCTACAACGAATAATACGGACTGGAATAATGCCGCATGGGACACAGGCAAAAACGGCTTCCGCTTGCCGACGGAGGCTGAATGGGAATGGGCTGCAATGGGCGGAACTGAAGACAAATGGGCAGGAACGGATACCGAAAGCGAGCTGATAAACTATGCATGGTATGGTGTGCACAGCGGAAGTAAAACGCATGAAGTAAAGAAAAAGCAGCCGAACGGCTATGGGCTCTACGATATGAGCGGGAATGTATTTGAATGGTGCTGGGACCGGTTCGGCCCATTGCCGAATCCGTTGCCGGCAGACTATAGCGGACATGCTTCAGGTTCCGGCCAAGTCGTACGCGGCGGAGGCTGGTACAGCAGCTCGAGCTTAGTCGCTCGTGCATTTCGGAGCAGCAGTGCCTCTATCGCCGGCGACAATAATATTGGCTTGCGGCTCGTCTTGTCGAACAAGGCCGGCGGAACGCCCACACTCACGGTACGCTTCGGCGTAAACGGCACCGGCGGCACGATTAAAGCGGAAGTTGACGGCAGCGAAATCATCTCTCCTGCACAAGTGGAAAAAAATAAAACGATTGTTTTTACCGCAAGGCCCGAAAATGCAGGCTATGTAGTTGAAAAATGGACGAACGGCGTCAGGCCAATCGCAGGAGAGACGGCTACAGTTTACACCCATACCGTAACGGCGGATGCAAACATCGCCGTGCACTTTAAAACCGCCCCCGCAGACGTATACGTCAGCGTAACAAGCAACAACAAAGCCTACGTGTACAAAAACGGCAGCCCCACAGCGCTGAGCGCGCAGAATCCTGCCAATTATCTGCGATGCTATACCGTGAAAGCGTTGGGTACACAGGTGTACATTGCAGGCTGTGAAGGGGACAGCATTATTAAGCCGCATGTATGGAAAGCGGACGGCAGCCGGCACTGGAGTGGTACGAACGGGTGGTCTTCTGCGTATGACATGGTCTTGCATAACGGAAAAACCCTTGTTGCAGGCAGAATGTACGACGGCACCGATGCCGGTGCGAGCATTACCGATATCAGCGACCCCGCACATCCTGCCGTAACCTATTTGTATAAAAAAACTTCCTCGGAGAGTGCGGAGGCCCAAGCCTTATGCTCAGAGAACGGTAAGGTGTACGCTGCAGGCTATAAACAGAACGGGTCTACTAGAAAAGCGTTTTTGTGGACGCTTCCTGACGGCGGTACGGTAAGCGAAGTCGAATTGGGCATTATGCCGGCAAGCGCTTACGACACCGGTCAATCGATTGCCGGTGTATGCATTCAAGGCGGCTCGGTGTATGTTGCAGGCAAAAAACTGTGGAAGGTAGACGGCACAACCGTAACCGAAATAAATGTTCCGGACGCCGGCATCATCACGGCAGTCTGTGCGCACGGCACCGCCGTCTATGCTGCAGGAAAAAAGATGAACAATTTTCTCGCCGTATGGAAAATCGAAGGGGCAAGCGCTTCGCTGTATACAACATTTTCGACAAGCGGCAGCCATGTATATGCGCTGTGCGCGTTCGGCAGCACGTTTTTTGCCGCAGGTACGATATACGACGGCCTCGATAAACCCGCATGGTGGAGCATTGCGGACGATCTTACCGTTACCGAACACAAGCTCGGCACCGCCAGCGGCGGAGCGCACGGCATTTGCGTTACGCCGCAGTAA
- a CDS encoding aminotransferase class V-fold PLP-dependent enzyme — MKKRIFLDNAAGAFPKTPGLDQALAMALNMGTGNINRSTYTETEEAGLAVIETRELLCKLFNFQPATHVIFTSGVTASLNYIIKGFLKSGDRVLTSTFEHNAVMRPLVQMEKLGVKIDRVPAILKNGGAFVDTSSIESMIRPETRLAVFSHASNVTGFIQPIEEIASILKKHNIPLVIDGAQTAGHIPVDLTQLKPAAFCFTGHKGLLGPQGTGGILFDKDFAKKVEPLITGGTGSASDSEETPSFMPDKFEAGTQNIIGIAGLHHSLKWLDSFGIQNIHTKEQKLLKLFLDGIKGLPIKIAGGESTENRVGIVSIDFSEFTDNAEAGAALEEKYGILTRCGLHCSPSAHKSIGTFPQGTVRFSTGPFTIEEEIETAIRAVKELCSRV, encoded by the coding sequence ATGAAAAAGCGTATCTTTTTAGACAATGCGGCCGGAGCTTTTCCTAAGACACCCGGACTCGATCAAGCTCTTGCGATGGCATTAAATATGGGAACGGGCAATATTAACCGCAGTACTTACACCGAAACCGAAGAAGCAGGTCTTGCCGTCATCGAAACAAGAGAACTTTTATGTAAGCTCTTTAATTTTCAGCCGGCGACCCATGTTATTTTTACATCGGGAGTTACGGCAAGTCTAAACTATATTATCAAGGGATTTCTCAAATCGGGCGACAGGGTTTTAACAAGCACCTTTGAGCATAATGCCGTAATGCGGCCTCTGGTTCAAATGGAAAAATTAGGCGTAAAGATTGACCGCGTTCCTGCAATCTTAAAAAACGGAGGAGCCTTTGTAGATACTTCCTCAATCGAATCTATGATAAGGCCTGAAACCCGCCTTGCCGTTTTTTCACATGCTTCAAATGTAACGGGTTTTATTCAACCGATAGAAGAAATTGCCTCAATCCTAAAAAAACACAATATTCCTTTAGTAATAGACGGGGCCCAAACTGCCGGGCACATTCCCGTCGACCTTACACAATTAAAACCGGCAGCCTTTTGCTTTACGGGGCATAAGGGTTTACTCGGCCCCCAAGGAACCGGAGGCATCTTATTCGATAAGGATTTTGCAAAAAAGGTTGAGCCCCTCATCACAGGCGGAACAGGAAGTGCTTCCGATTCGGAAGAAACTCCCTCCTTTATGCCCGATAAATTCGAAGCCGGAACTCAAAACATAATCGGAATTGCAGGCCTTCACCACAGCTTAAAATGGCTGGATTCTTTCGGTATTCAAAACATTCACACAAAAGAACAAAAACTGCTTAAACTATTTTTGGACGGAATAAAAGGCCTTCCGATAAAAATTGCAGGAGGAGAGTCAACTGAAAACAGGGTCGGAATTGTTTCGATAGACTTTTCCGAATTTACGGACAATGCGGAAGCCGGTGCAGCTCTCGAAGAAAAATACGGCATCCTTACCCGATGCGGCCTCCATTGTTCGCCTTCGGCTCATAAGTCCATCGGCACATTCCCGCAAGGCACGGTAAGATTTTCGACAGGCCCCTTCACAATAGAAGAAGAAATTGAAACGGCAATAAGGGCTGTAAAGGAGCTTTGCTCAAGGGTTTAA
- the selD gene encoding selenide, water dikinase SelD — protein sequence MSCSLINEDFDLLKAAKNPGUGAKLSAGALDKLLKNFSVRNDDNLLVGFNTSDDAAVYKINDETALISTIDFFPPVSGDPYIFGQVAAANSLSDIYAMGGEPKLALNLFCITKDMPEDMIKEILRGGFDKVYEAGAIVCGGHTIYDDSPKYGLAVNGFVHPKKILENSTAKEGDVLILTKPIGTGILLTASKADMSPPEELDRCYKIMAFLNAKARNIMVKYRINACTDITGFGLLGHLYEMGKGSGMSIEVDYKSVPIYKSVIESAEMGMMPAGVYSNRSFVGDNVVFENVPLAYQDLMFDPQTSGGLLISVDKEDAASLYEELSQALENTPCGKPAIIGLVTKREEKILRVS from the coding sequence ATGAGCTGTTCACTTATTAATGAAGATTTTGATTTATTAAAAGCTGCAAAGAATCCGGGCTGAGGTGCAAAGCTGAGTGCGGGTGCACTCGATAAACTTTTAAAAAATTTTTCCGTAAGGAATGACGATAATTTACTCGTAGGTTTTAATACTTCAGATGATGCTGCCGTCTATAAGATAAACGATGAAACGGCTCTTATATCTACTATAGATTTTTTTCCGCCGGTTTCAGGCGATCCCTACATATTTGGGCAAGTTGCCGCCGCAAATTCTTTAAGCGATATTTATGCGATGGGCGGGGAGCCTAAGCTCGCCCTAAATCTTTTTTGTATCACCAAAGATATGCCTGAAGATATGATAAAAGAAATTTTACGCGGCGGTTTCGATAAGGTTTATGAGGCCGGTGCCATTGTCTGCGGAGGACATACCATTTATGATGACTCGCCCAAGTACGGCTTGGCTGTAAACGGCTTTGTTCATCCTAAAAAGATTTTAGAAAATTCGACAGCAAAGGAAGGCGATGTTTTAATTTTGACTAAGCCTATCGGTACGGGTATTTTACTTACGGCTTCAAAGGCCGATATGTCGCCGCCGGAAGAACTTGACCGCTGTTATAAGATTATGGCTTTTTTAAATGCGAAGGCACGCAACATCATGGTAAAATACAGGATAAACGCCTGTACCGACATTACCGGTTTCGGTCTTCTCGGTCATCTTTATGAGATGGGGAAGGGAAGCGGCATGAGTATTGAAGTCGATTATAAATCCGTTCCTATTTATAAATCCGTAATTGAAAGTGCCGAAATGGGTATGATGCCGGCAGGAGTTTATTCCAATAGAAGTTTTGTGGGAGATAATGTTGTCTTTGAAAATGTTCCCCTTGCCTACCAAGACCTGATGTTCGATCCTCAAACTTCGGGCGGGCTTTTGATTTCGGTAGACAAGGAAGATGCTGCCTCTCTTTACGAGGAACTGTCCCAAGCTTTGGAAAACACGCCTTGCGGCAAGCCTGCCATTATAGGCCTTGTTACCAAGAGGGAAGAAAAAATTCTTAGGGTGAGTTAA
- a CDS encoding NAD(P)-dependent malic enzyme — translation MKSIDKELNSITELFPSDFTDDEKALAKTHFLKKLSVLTHSFYGGKLQTVPKCGLYGFNWFNVWYTPGVSAISTSIRDDNETSFALSNKGNLVAVVSDSTRVLGDGDCTPPGGLGVMEGKCMLMKYLGGVDSYPLCIDSIVRVDEEGKRGVKAGKHDPDKIIDFVRMLEPSVGAVNLEDIQQPDCFKVLDTLREVCEIPVWHDDAQGTACITLAGLLNAIKLAGKKMEDCKIVLLGAGASNTTIARLILADGGKPENMIICDSRGALHSGRKDIEEDKRYYRKWELCLQTNPKKIETFDEAMKGADVLIALSTPGPNTVTKEQVASMNKKAIVFTCANPIPEIWPHEAKAAGAFIVGTGRGDFPNQINNSVCFPGILKGALLVRAKKISDGMAIRCSHSIADYSEKKGINPDNIVVTMQDEDVFAVEAADVAMQAIKEGLARVTMTWDEAYKKAKKDIEESRSLTKMLMEKNFIKEPPQEFYEKALEYAVEQIKKNRK, via the coding sequence ATGAAAAGCATAGATAAGGAGTTGAACTCCATTACTGAATTATTCCCGTCCGATTTTACGGATGATGAAAAGGCTCTCGCGAAAACGCATTTTTTAAAAAAACTGTCAGTTTTAACACACAGTTTTTACGGCGGAAAGCTCCAGACTGTCCCCAAATGCGGTTTGTACGGTTTTAATTGGTTTAACGTTTGGTATACGCCCGGCGTTTCTGCTATTTCTACCTCAATTCGCGATGATAATGAAACATCCTTTGCTCTTTCCAACAAAGGGAACTTGGTTGCTGTTGTAAGCGACTCTACACGGGTTTTAGGCGACGGCGACTGCACCCCTCCCGGAGGATTGGGAGTTATGGAAGGCAAATGTATGCTTATGAAGTATTTAGGCGGCGTTGATTCATATCCTCTGTGTATCGATTCTATTGTAAGGGTTGACGAAGAAGGAAAACGGGGCGTAAAAGCCGGAAAGCATGACCCCGACAAGATCATCGATTTTGTCAGAATGCTTGAGCCTTCGGTAGGAGCCGTAAACCTCGAAGATATTCAACAGCCCGACTGCTTTAAGGTTTTGGATACCTTAAGAGAGGTCTGCGAAATTCCCGTTTGGCATGATGACGCTCAAGGCACCGCCTGTATAACCCTTGCAGGTCTTTTAAACGCAATAAAACTTGCCGGTAAAAAGATGGAAGACTGCAAGATTGTTCTTTTGGGAGCCGGTGCTTCAAACACGACAATAGCCCGTCTTATCTTGGCTGACGGCGGTAAGCCTGAAAATATGATTATCTGCGACTCAAGAGGAGCATTACATTCAGGCCGAAAAGACATAGAAGAAGATAAGCGCTATTACCGAAAGTGGGAGCTTTGTTTACAGACCAACCCCAAAAAGATTGAAACCTTTGATGAAGCAATGAAGGGTGCCGACGTTTTAATTGCTCTTTCTACTCCCGGGCCCAACACTGTAACAAAGGAACAGGTTGCCTCGATGAATAAAAAGGCTATAGTCTTTACCTGTGCAAACCCCATCCCCGAAATCTGGCCCCATGAAGCTAAGGCTGCCGGTGCCTTTATCGTCGGAACAGGACGAGGAGACTTCCCGAATCAGATTAACAACTCTGTTTGTTTCCCCGGAATCCTAAAGGGTGCTCTTTTGGTAAGAGCCAAAAAGATTTCCGACGGAATGGCTATCCGCTGTTCTCACTCGATTGCAGATTACTCCGAAAAGAAGGGAATCAATCCCGACAATATCGTAGTTACAATGCAGGATGAAGATGTCTTTGCAGTTGAAGCTGCCGACGTTGCAATGCAGGCCATTAAGGAAGGCTTGGCTCGCGTAACCATGACATGGGACGAAGCCTACAAAAAAGCAAAAAAAGATATCGAAGAAAGCCGCTCCTTGACCAAAATGTTAATGGAAAAGAACTTCATCAAAGAACCCCCGCAGGAGTTCTATGAAAAAGCCTTAGAATACGCTGTCGAGCAGATTAAAAAGAACAGAAAATAA
- the amrA gene encoding AmmeMemoRadiSam system protein A produces the protein MSKKELCVKDTNLRAAYIAPHPPIIIPEIGRGEEKKIASTSKALKIISKEVKQIEPETIIIITPHAKMHRGAVTINTAPLIEGTMAQFGCPDLRFSAKNDERIVKEIIKKCKKTGFPYAAIDMNLDHGSFVPLYFISSEFSNFSLVHINYGIMLSAMLEEFGSILSDIIEEKKCKSVFIASGDLSHRLLSTGPYGFAPEGPKFDKEFVRIIEKGSLSEFADIPPFLTERAGECGLNSFLILSGLLSCYKHSQELLSYEGPFGVGYGVARFKVKSIRQPEDEDLEVVFKEKKKKFILPDSQTKDPYINLARRSIIYYLKHNKFLKPKNTEGIQPGKAGVFVCLKKKGVLRGCIGTILPAKSRISEEIIKNAVSAALNDPRFPPVDLSEMDEIVCSVDILAEPEEIKSISDLDVKRFGVIVSSGSRTGLLLPNLEGIDSAGMQVAIALQKGRISPEEPYRMYRFEVIRHE, from the coding sequence ATGAGTAAAAAAGAGCTTTGTGTAAAAGATACTAATCTAAGGGCTGCATATATCGCCCCGCATCCTCCGATAATAATTCCCGAAATAGGCAGGGGAGAGGAGAAAAAAATAGCTTCAACTTCTAAGGCTCTTAAAATCATATCGAAAGAAGTGAAGCAAATAGAACCTGAAACTATTATAATCATTACTCCCCACGCAAAAATGCACAGAGGAGCAGTTACAATAAATACGGCTCCTCTTATCGAAGGAACTATGGCTCAATTCGGTTGTCCCGATTTGCGTTTTTCGGCAAAAAACGATGAGCGGATCGTAAAAGAAATAATCAAAAAATGCAAAAAGACGGGTTTTCCCTATGCGGCCATAGACATGAATCTTGACCACGGCTCCTTTGTTCCGCTTTATTTTATAAGCTCAGAGTTTTCAAATTTTTCTCTTGTGCATATAAATTACGGAATTATGTTGAGTGCAATGCTTGAAGAATTCGGGTCAATTCTTTCCGATATTATTGAAGAAAAAAAATGCAAATCGGTTTTTATTGCGAGCGGAGATCTTTCTCATCGGCTTCTTTCTACAGGCCCTTACGGTTTTGCTCCTGAAGGACCCAAATTCGATAAGGAATTTGTAAGAATTATAGAAAAGGGAAGTCTTTCCGAATTTGCCGATATTCCTCCTTTCCTTACCGAAAGAGCGGGGGAGTGCGGGCTTAATTCTTTTTTAATTTTGTCGGGACTTTTATCCTGTTATAAACATTCTCAAGAGCTGCTTTCCTATGAAGGCCCATTCGGAGTCGGATACGGTGTTGCTCGATTTAAGGTTAAATCTATAAGGCAGCCGGAAGATGAGGACTTAGAGGTTGTTTTTAAAGAAAAAAAGAAGAAATTTATATTGCCCGATTCTCAAACAAAAGACCCTTATATAAATCTTGCACGCAGGAGTATTATCTACTATTTAAAGCATAATAAGTTTTTAAAACCTAAGAATACCGAGGGAATTCAACCGGGAAAGGCCGGCGTTTTTGTATGCTTAAAGAAAAAAGGGGTGCTTAGAGGATGTATAGGTACAATACTTCCTGCCAAAAGCCGCATAAGTGAAGAAATAATTAAAAATGCAGTATCGGCAGCCTTGAATGACCCGCGTTTTCCGCCCGTCGATTTATCCGAAATGGACGAAATTGTCTGCTCTGTCGATATTCTTGCAGAACCGGAAGAAATAAAATCGATTTCGGATTTGGATGTAAAGCGTTTCGGTGTGATAGTCTCATCAGGTTCGAGGACAGGACTTCTTTTACCCAACCTTGAAGGCATCGATTCCGCCGGTATGCAGGTCGCCATAGCCCTTCAAAAAGGCAGAATAAGCCCCGAAGAACCTTACCGTATGTACCGCTTTGAAGTTATAAGGCATGAGTAA
- the queA gene encoding tRNA preQ1(34) S-adenosylmethionine ribosyltransferase-isomerase QueA: MLTKEFNFDLPEELIAQSPSEKRGGDRLLILDKQSGKLEDRLFTELPEILPKNALMVFNNSKVRHARIYAKSKTNAICEFLMINPMKDSDGSLWQVMAKKAKRQKPGKTFLFEDGTEAEIIESEIPLESEFRCMKFNRVIDDEWLDKYGHMPLPPYIHRKDTQEDADRYQTVYAEIYGSIAAPTAGLHFTQEVLSKIRDKGIDIEYVTLHVGLGTFLPVRAEKIEDHKMHTEHFFISEKTAQAVEKAKKEGRPIIAVGTTTVRTLESAWDEKRKELKRGNQSTNIFIYPSYKFKLIDKLFTNFHTPESSLVMLVSALAGKENIFKAYHHAVEEKYKFFSYGDAMLIL, translated from the coding sequence ATGCTTACAAAAGAATTTAACTTTGACTTGCCCGAAGAGCTGATAGCTCAATCGCCCTCCGAAAAAAGAGGCGGCGACAGGCTTTTAATTTTAGACAAACAAAGCGGAAAACTTGAAGATAGGCTTTTTACGGAGCTTCCGGAAATTCTTCCAAAAAATGCCCTGATGGTTTTTAATAACTCGAAAGTGCGTCATGCCCGCATTTATGCAAAAAGCAAGACAAATGCAATATGCGAATTTTTAATGATTAATCCTATGAAGGACTCGGACGGTTCCCTTTGGCAGGTTATGGCAAAAAAAGCAAAACGCCAAAAACCCGGGAAAACATTTTTATTTGAAGACGGAACTGAGGCTGAAATAATCGAGTCCGAGATACCTCTCGAAAGCGAATTCCGCTGTATGAAATTCAATAGAGTTATCGATGATGAGTGGCTCGATAAATACGGACACATGCCCCTGCCTCCCTACATTCACCGAAAAGACACCCAAGAAGATGCAGACCGCTATCAGACCGTCTATGCAGAAATCTACGGCTCGATTGCGGCTCCCACTGCAGGCCTCCACTTTACCCAAGAGGTGCTTTCAAAAATAAGGGATAAGGGAATCGATATTGAATATGTAACCCTACATGTGGGACTCGGTACCTTTCTTCCCGTACGGGCGGAAAAAATAGAAGACCATAAGATGCACACCGAGCATTTTTTTATTTCGGAAAAAACGGCTCAGGCTGTTGAAAAAGCCAAGAAGGAAGGAAGGCCTATTATAGCTGTAGGAACGACCACCGTGCGCACCCTCGAATCCGCATGGGATGAAAAAAGAAAAGAATTAAAACGGGGCAATCAGTCTACGAATATTTTTATTTACCCCTCATATAAGTTTAAGCTGATAGATAAGCTCTTTACCAATTTTCACACCCCGGAGTCGAGCCTCGTAATGCTGGTTTCCGCCCTCGCAGGAAAAGAAAATATTTTTAAAGCCTACCACCATGCCGTCGAAGAAAAATATAAATTCTTTTCGTATGGAGATGCAATGCTGATTTTGTAG
- a CDS encoding shikimate kinase — MIIFLIGMSRAGKTETGRALSKKLKASFIDTDSYMEEIYGKAIRELYKAHGEKEFRLKEFECFNTIIEKISPCSNEKNAVSCGCENAVHCDDVKAVISTGGGYAENEALVKKLKCFPQIILIDTAPAEIFYRIKTAAHKEGFYPAFLGENIKNEKDAEDRFFSIYERRIKIYKALASFSINPKGLSPDETADKIISSL, encoded by the coding sequence ATGATTATATTTTTAATCGGAATGAGCCGAGCCGGAAAAACCGAAACGGGCAGGGCTCTTTCAAAAAAACTTAAAGCTTCCTTTATAGATACGGATTCCTATATGGAAGAAATTTATGGGAAGGCGATAAGAGAACTTTATAAGGCTCATGGAGAAAAAGAATTCCGTCTAAAAGAATTTGAATGTTTTAATACAATAATCGAAAAAATTTCGCCTTGTTCAAATGAAAAAAACGCCGTTAGCTGTGGGTGCGAAAACGCTGTTCACTGTGATGATGTAAAAGCCGTTATCAGCACAGGGGGGGGCTATGCGGAAAACGAAGCTCTTGTCAAAAAGTTAAAATGTTTTCCCCAAATAATTTTAATCGATACCGCTCCGGCCGAAATTTTTTATAGAATAAAAACGGCTGCACACAAAGAAGGCTTTTACCCTGCCTTTTTAGGAGAAAATATTAAAAATGAAAAAGATGCGGAAGACCGTTTTTTTTCGATATACGAAAGGCGTATAAAAATCTACAAGGCTTTGGCTTCCTTTTCCATAAACCCGAAAGGCCTCTCCCCCGACGAAACGGCAGATAAAATTATTTCATCTTTGTAA
- a CDS encoding leucine-rich repeat protein: MYKKTIVPGKKAVYGYGNEKGLSSKKPYPNDPDYEFFFLEEFVVPDTVKQKLGAYHKFNGTTVIIPDRIEELKDFSSDTLKSITFPKNLKKINGNYGEGFSYCRNLTEIIIPDEIKQIEFDWCSFKGTHLTLKTQAKLKELGYTGSF, from the coding sequence ATGTACAAAAAAACAATAGTACCGGGGAAAAAAGCTGTTTACGGATATGGTAATGAAAAAGGGCTCTCTTCTAAGAAGCCTTATCCAAATGATCCTGACTATGAATTTTTCTTTCTTGAAGAATTTGTAGTACCTGATACCGTGAAACAAAAACTCGGAGCATATCACAAATTTAATGGAACTACAGTTATTATTCCTGACAGAATTGAAGAGTTGAAAGACTTTAGCTCAGATACTTTAAAGAGTATAACCTTTCCAAAAAATTTAAAAAAGATAAACGGAAATTATGGTGAAGGTTTCTCCTACTGCCGTAATTTAACTGAAATTATAATTCCTGACGAAATTAAACAAATTGAATTTGATTGGTGTAGTTTCAAAGGTACTCATTTAACCTTAAAAACACAAGCTAAATTAAAAGAATTGGGATATACAGGAAGTTTTTAA